Proteins from a genomic interval of Gloeocapsopsis sp. IPPAS B-1203:
- the rppB gene encoding two-component system sensor histidine kinase RppB, with product MNSHQLFRRSRTRLALWYALVMGIILSLSWFGMYRALVQANWAALEREIESIAGTLHDSLEPRLSASEDPAVVLQRIFPELCLVGQFCNISSTLIQRHTIGISDRSTYYIRLFDHHGKLLAFSPNQPPPLPQTFNPAPWQTFRTTDRTRYLQFTTILHSANAKHQAAQTTNYPSWGYLQIGRTLAPFDAETRRMQWTFIIGFPIALGLVVISSWRLSGLAMQPIYQSYQQQQQFTANAAHELRSPLASLLATIEAILRVPQSNQQNIQIMLHTVERQGRRLSHLIADLLFLTSLEQDSSLKPFQPCCLNDLINDLTEEFLELATASDIHLTSRIPDFEVYILGNESQLYRLVSNLIANAIQYTPSGGQVSASLTVRDRTAIIAVKDTGIGIPLAEQTQIFDRFYRVDGDRSRKTGGTGLGLAIALAIAQKHQAHLSVESLVGQGSIFTLEMVITNHRTFRHD from the coding sequence GTGAACAGCCACCAGCTTTTTCGTCGCAGTCGTACCCGTCTAGCACTCTGGTATGCGCTCGTCATGGGGATAATTTTAAGCCTGTCTTGGTTCGGGATGTACCGAGCGCTCGTTCAAGCAAACTGGGCAGCGCTAGAACGAGAAATTGAGTCGATCGCTGGAACGCTGCATGACAGTCTGGAACCTAGGCTATCTGCTTCAGAAGATCCGGCAGTTGTTTTACAGCGAATTTTTCCTGAACTATGTTTAGTAGGTCAATTTTGTAATATCAGTTCCACCTTAATTCAGCGCCATACAATCGGCATTAGCGATCGGAGTACCTACTACATTCGCTTGTTCGATCACCACGGCAAACTACTTGCTTTTTCACCTAATCAACCGCCGCCGCTTCCTCAGACTTTCAACCCTGCTCCGTGGCAAACATTTCGCACTACTGATAGGACTCGCTATCTCCAATTCACGACAATTTTGCACAGTGCTAATGCGAAACATCAGGCGGCTCAAACAACTAATTATCCATCCTGGGGCTATCTGCAAATCGGACGTACTTTAGCACCCTTTGATGCTGAAACCAGGCGAATGCAATGGACATTTATTATTGGATTCCCTATTGCGCTGGGTTTGGTGGTTATTTCAAGTTGGCGGCTCTCAGGCTTGGCAATGCAGCCTATTTACCAGTCCTATCAGCAACAACAACAGTTTACCGCCAATGCTGCCCATGAGTTGCGATCGCCTCTTGCTAGCTTACTGGCAACTATAGAAGCCATTTTGCGAGTTCCCCAATCAAATCAACAAAATATCCAAATTATGCTGCATACTGTTGAACGGCAAGGACGACGCTTGAGTCATTTGATCGCAGATTTACTCTTTTTGACTAGTCTTGAACAAGATTCGTCATTAAAGCCCTTTCAACCCTGTTGTTTGAATGACCTCATCAATGATTTGACTGAAGAGTTTTTAGAGCTTGCAACGGCATCAGATATTCACCTAACCAGCCGAATTCCTGATTTTGAGGTATACATCCTGGGTAACGAATCGCAACTTTACCGCTTAGTATCAAATTTAATTGCCAATGCCATTCAGTACACACCTAGTGGAGGACAGGTGAGCGCGAGTCTCACAGTGCGCGATCGCACTGCCATAATTGCGGTAAAAGACACAGGGATTGGGATTCCGCTAGCTGAACAAACGCAAATTTTTGATCGCTTTTATCGTGTTGATGGAGACCGCTCTCGCAAAACTGGAGGAACAGGATTGGGGTTGGCGATTGCACTGGCAATTGCCCAAAAACATCAAGCCCATCTCAGTGTTGAAAGTCTAGTAGGACAAGGGAGCATTTTTACTTTAGAAATGGTAATTACAAACCATAGAACATTTAGGCACGATTGA
- a CDS encoding metalloregulator ArsR/SmtB family transcription factor gives MSKLSPKSESSQNNEDMPSCDAHLVHLEQVRQVQPEIMPVDKAQQMAEFFNALADPNRLRLMSALANRELCVCDLAAAVKVSESAVSHQLRILRSQHLVKYRREGRNVYYSLADQHIISLYQEVSEHLQEQNS, from the coding sequence ATGAGCAAATTGTCACCAAAATCGGAGTCTTCTCAGAATAATGAAGATATGCCCAGTTGCGACGCTCATCTCGTTCATCTTGAGCAAGTGCGTCAGGTTCAACCAGAAATTATGCCTGTTGACAAGGCGCAACAGATGGCAGAGTTTTTTAATGCATTGGCCGATCCAAATCGTTTGCGGTTGATGTCTGCGTTAGCGAATCGAGAACTATGTGTCTGTGATTTAGCGGCTGCTGTGAAGGTAAGTGAGTCTGCGGTATCACACCAATTACGAATTTTGCGATCACAACACCTGGTGAAATATCGCAGGGAAGGACGTAATGTCTATTACAGTCTGGCCGACCAGCATATCATCAGCCTTTATCAGGAGGTTTCAGAGCATCTACAAGAGCAAAATTCTTGA
- a CDS encoding heavy metal translocating P-type ATPase has protein sequence MNQIPSLKTQQMQIGGMDCASCAVKIEIALERLAGVVEVSVSAATERLTVSYNPQKVTEADIRNRVVRLGYTVAVEQPALSRTMDIIVGGMDCPSCVDKISTSLEKLSGVTEASVNFVTGKLRVSYNPQQVNETTLRDRITALGYTVITPTPKPHSETHDHEHNRGHSHGTGEFNLKAEIVPVLLVVALLAGGVIFEESLHNTPYSLGEYAVFIPAYLVSGWTVLKTAGRNIVRGQVFDENFLMTIATLGAIAIHQLPEAVAVMLFFRVGELFQEYSVGRSRRSIKSLLEVRPDTANLKVNGTVKVVSPETVRVGDIILIKPGEKIPLDGEVLEGNSQLDTSALTGEAVPRTVKTGETVLAGMINRTGVLTVRVTKLFGESSIAKILDLVENATSKKAATEKFITRFARYYTPIVVVLSLAVALLPPLFIPGATHEEWVYRALILLVISCPCGLVISIPLGYFGGVGGAAKRGILVKGSTFLDALTDVKTVVFDKTGTLTKGVFKVTQIVTKNGFSEAELLTLAAKAEFHSNHPVAQSIREAYGQPIDDADVTNYEEIAGHGIRANVSNQTVLAGNDRLLHRENIDRDTCNVEGTVVHLAIDGRYAGYILIADEIKEDAVQAIQDLKRVGVAQTVMLTGDNKAVAQGIATRLGLDSYKAELLPEGKVEEIEELLSRSGRGKVAFVGDGINDAPVIARADIGIAMGGLGSDAAIETADVVIMTDAPSKVAQAIQVARKTRKIVLQNIILAMAVKGLFIVLGMFGVATLWEAVFADVGVALLAILNATRVIR, from the coding sequence ATGAATCAAATTCCGTCGCTTAAAACTCAGCAGATGCAGATCGGCGGCATGGACTGTGCAAGCTGTGCGGTAAAAATTGAAATAGCCTTGGAACGCTTAGCAGGTGTAGTTGAAGTATCTGTGAGCGCTGCAACTGAACGTTTGACAGTCTCCTACAACCCGCAAAAGGTGACTGAGGCAGACATCAGAAATCGAGTGGTGAGGTTGGGATATACCGTAGCAGTTGAGCAGCCCGCATTAAGCCGAACGATGGATATCATCGTGGGGGGCATGGATTGTCCCTCCTGTGTCGATAAAATTTCGACATCCCTCGAAAAATTGTCAGGTGTTACAGAAGCATCTGTCAATTTTGTTACTGGCAAGTTACGGGTCTCCTATAATCCGCAGCAGGTGAATGAAACAACCCTTCGCGATCGCATCACTGCTTTGGGTTATACCGTTATCACTCCCACACCGAAGCCTCACTCTGAGACACACGACCATGAGCACAATCGCGGGCATAGTCATGGCACGGGTGAGTTTAATCTCAAGGCAGAAATTGTTCCTGTGCTTTTAGTTGTGGCGCTTTTAGCTGGAGGAGTGATTTTTGAGGAGTCTTTGCACAACACACCTTATAGTTTGGGAGAATATGCGGTATTCATCCCTGCTTACCTAGTAAGTGGTTGGACTGTATTGAAGACAGCTGGACGTAATATTGTACGCGGGCAAGTGTTTGACGAAAACTTTTTAATGACCATTGCGACTTTGGGTGCGATCGCCATTCACCAACTCCCCGAAGCCGTCGCCGTCATGCTGTTCTTTCGGGTTGGAGAACTATTTCAAGAATACTCTGTCGGGCGATCGCGCCGCTCTATCAAATCACTGTTAGAAGTTCGCCCTGACACTGCCAATCTCAAAGTTAATGGTACAGTCAAAGTTGTTTCTCCAGAAACAGTCAGGGTGGGAGATATAATTCTGATTAAGCCAGGAGAAAAAATTCCTCTGGATGGTGAAGTTCTAGAGGGTAATTCGCAGCTTGACACCTCAGCTTTAACAGGAGAAGCAGTTCCCCGTACGGTAAAAACCGGAGAAACAGTTTTAGCAGGGATGATTAACCGGACGGGGGTACTGACTGTTCGAGTCACGAAACTGTTTGGTGAATCGTCGATCGCCAAGATTCTCGATTTGGTCGAAAATGCGACCAGTAAGAAAGCAGCAACGGAGAAATTTATCACTCGTTTTGCCCGCTACTACACACCAATTGTAGTTGTTTTGTCGCTGGCAGTTGCCCTCTTGCCACCTCTATTCATTCCTGGTGCAACTCACGAAGAATGGGTTTATCGTGCCCTAATTCTGCTCGTCATCTCCTGTCCTTGTGGGCTAGTGATTAGTATTCCATTAGGCTATTTTGGTGGTGTTGGCGGAGCTGCTAAACGAGGTATTTTAGTCAAAGGCTCGACGTTTTTAGATGCGCTCACAGATGTTAAAACGGTTGTTTTTGATAAGACCGGAACCTTAACCAAAGGCGTGTTCAAAGTTACTCAAATTGTCACTAAAAATGGCTTTTCCGAAGCAGAATTACTAACGTTAGCAGCTAAAGCTGAATTTCACTCCAATCATCCGGTTGCACAATCGATTCGAGAGGCTTACGGTCAACCCATCGATGATGCAGATGTGACAAATTACGAAGAAATTGCGGGTCATGGCATCCGAGCTAACGTGAGCAATCAAACGGTGCTGGCAGGAAATGACCGTCTCCTGCATCGAGAAAATATTGATCGCGATACTTGCAATGTAGAAGGAACTGTCGTTCATCTTGCGATTGATGGGCGCTATGCAGGCTACATCTTAATTGCAGATGAAATCAAAGAGGATGCGGTTCAAGCCATTCAAGACCTCAAGCGGGTTGGAGTTGCGCAAACAGTTATGCTCACAGGCGACAACAAAGCCGTTGCTCAAGGCATAGCCACGCGTTTGGGACTAGATTCTTACAAGGCTGAATTGCTACCGGAAGGCAAAGTAGAAGAGATCGAAGAGCTACTCAGTCGTTCGGGCAGAGGCAAAGTAGCATTTGTAGGTGACGGTATTAATGATGCTCCTGTCATTGCTAGAGCTGATATTGGCATAGCGATGGGTGGACTCGGTTCCGATGCTGCCATTGAAACAGCGGATGTCGTGATTATGACTGATGCACCCTCCAAGGTTGCTCAAGCTATTCAGGTGGCTAGAAAAACCCGCAAAATCGTACTACAGAACATTATCTTAGCAATGGCAGTTAAAGGTTTATTTATCGTACTAGGAATGTTTGGCGTAGCAACACTTTGGGAAGCGGTATTTGCGGATGTCGGTGTCGCACTTTTAGCAATTCTCAACGCAACTAGAGTTATTCGTTAA
- a CDS encoding vitamin K epoxide reductase family protein, translated as MPRKQSIPWMHRWSRPLIAGIATLGAVVTAYLTYTKLTGDAAACPTKGCDIVLSSPYATVFGQPLALFGFLAYTSMIVLAIAPLLVSSSRNQIRAQIEAWTGLMLFLGGTAMLVFSIYLMYLLTFEIQAPCIYCIASAILSLSLFVLALLGRDWQDIGLPLFAGGLVAILVVVGTLGVYANINNPAIAESNPTQPLPGGYTITTTSGEAEIALAKHLAKVKAIMYGAFWCPHCHDQKQLFGQEAVQYISYIECDPSGINPQPQRCQAANVQGFPTWSINGQTVTGVQTLEELAKLSGYQGSRNFKNVESLRS; from the coding sequence ATGCCTCGTAAACAGTCAATTCCCTGGATGCATCGCTGGTCGCGTCCCTTAATTGCAGGTATCGCTACGCTTGGGGCTGTAGTCACAGCATATTTAACTTACACAAAACTCACTGGTGATGCAGCGGCTTGTCCGACAAAAGGCTGTGACATTGTACTTTCGAGTCCCTACGCGACCGTGTTTGGTCAACCGCTAGCTTTATTTGGTTTTCTTGCCTACACCAGTATGATTGTCTTAGCGATCGCGCCGCTACTCGTTAGTTCGTCACGAAATCAGATCCGCGCTCAAATCGAGGCTTGGACAGGGCTAATGCTATTTCTCGGCGGCACTGCCATGCTGGTGTTCAGTATCTATCTGATGTATCTGTTGACGTTTGAGATCCAAGCGCCGTGTATCTATTGCATTGCCTCAGCAATTCTTTCGTTGAGCTTATTTGTTTTAGCTTTGCTGGGACGTGATTGGCAGGACATTGGACTACCACTGTTTGCTGGAGGTTTAGTCGCAATACTTGTAGTTGTAGGTACTTTGGGAGTTTATGCAAACATTAATAACCCAGCGATCGCTGAATCTAATCCTACACAACCTTTACCAGGAGGTTACACAATTACGACAACTTCGGGAGAGGCAGAAATTGCTTTAGCAAAGCATTTAGCAAAAGTCAAAGCAATCATGTACGGTGCATTTTGGTGTCCTCACTGCCACGACCAAAAGCAGCTATTTGGACAAGAAGCCGTTCAATATATTTCCTATATTGAGTGCGACCCTAGTGGCATCAATCCGCAACCACAGCGGTGTCAAGCTGCTAACGTTCAAGGATTTCCCACATGGTCGATTAATGGTCAGACCGTGACTGGCGTGCAAACCTTAGAGGAATTAGCTAAATTATCGGGCTACCAAGGATCGCGCAACTTCAAAAATGTAGAGTCACTGCGCTCATGA
- a CDS encoding tetratricopeptide repeat protein encodes MKRTIIDKIQSIIVLAIASSLIVANPQVVQAHTANQLRNKVEVNQELNELLQQGRKLVQERNLTKALSLYQHAVELDPKNPQIFSAIGYIQAVQSNFREASNALQQAIKLDRDNANFHYALAYSLAKLGDNPAAASAYRRSIALAANNVNAYLGLGIVLLRQHDDNAALQVLQRVTELAPTNTIAYHLMGTLLLQQKRYSEAIASLQQAAQIAPQDSTIQLDLGIAWLNQQRMTEAITAFERAAQLDQNNSKIRLQIGKILQLKGNLDEALRAYQQAVDIQPNLMEARKAIADILLEQQNYLMALVAHRQVIALVPEDANSYYHLGVALQARGRLQEAIAAFTQARNLYQSQGKKEAAQNVETILRQFQVQ; translated from the coding sequence ATGAAACGAACAATTATCGATAAAATACAATCAATCATTGTGCTAGCGATCGCCAGTAGTTTGATTGTAGCTAACCCGCAAGTTGTTCAAGCACACACAGCAAATCAATTGCGCAATAAAGTTGAAGTTAATCAGGAACTCAACGAGCTTTTGCAACAAGGGCGAAAGCTTGTTCAAGAAAGAAATCTCACCAAAGCGTTATCGCTTTATCAACACGCAGTTGAATTAGATCCAAAAAATCCGCAAATCTTTTCTGCGATTGGTTATATCCAAGCTGTTCAAAGTAACTTTCGAGAAGCATCGAATGCGTTACAGCAGGCAATTAAATTGGATCGGGATAACGCCAATTTTCACTACGCCCTAGCATATTCGCTAGCAAAATTGGGAGATAATCCCGCAGCCGCATCTGCCTACCGTCGCAGTATTGCTCTTGCAGCAAATAACGTCAACGCTTATTTAGGGTTAGGTATCGTACTGCTACGTCAACACGATGACAACGCAGCATTACAGGTGCTTCAGCGCGTGACAGAATTAGCACCCACAAACACGATCGCGTATCATCTAATGGGAACGCTTCTACTTCAGCAAAAGCGGTATTCAGAAGCAATTGCCAGCCTCCAGCAAGCAGCGCAGATCGCGCCACAAGACAGTACAATTCAGTTAGATTTGGGAATTGCCTGGTTGAATCAGCAACGGATGACAGAGGCAATCACCGCGTTCGAGCGGGCTGCACAGCTCGATCAGAATAACAGTAAAATCCGGTTACAAATCGGCAAAATTCTCCAGTTGAAAGGTAATCTTGACGAGGCGCTGCGAGCGTATCAACAAGCCGTTGACATTCAACCCAACTTGATGGAAGCACGCAAGGCGATCGCAGATATTCTGTTAGAACAGCAGAATTACTTGATGGCGCTAGTAGCACATCGCCAGGTGATTGCGTTAGTACCGGAAGATGCTAATTCATACTATCATTTGGGAGTTGCTTTGCAAGCACGGGGACGTCTTCAAGAAGCGATCGCTGCCTTTACTCAAGCACGCAATCTTTATCAAAGTCAAGGCAAGAAGGAAGCTGCGCAGAATGTTGAAACAATCTTGCGCCAATTCCAAGTGCAATAG
- a CDS encoding cation diffusion facilitator family transporter, translating to MTQAKNYYYQQINSAASQHGRRMQPIHLLWIVLGLRSIFFLVELATGLLVHSLSLIAISGHMLVDVLSIVIALGAARLTQYSSQNNIAIAPQQIEAWAALLNSIILIEVAALLLWGIMRQTQPPELSAGLPMLVMAALGFVVSGINASLLYQESHHNLNVRGVFLHAIADAASSVSLILAALALLYFKWLWADVVASLLVAALIFLNALSLLRDSLQILKPEML from the coding sequence ATGACACAAGCCAAAAATTACTACTATCAACAAATCAATTCGGCGGCATCTCAACATGGGCGAAGAATGCAACCAATTCATCTTTTGTGGATTGTTCTGGGGTTGCGGAGTATCTTTTTTCTAGTGGAGTTAGCAACTGGACTTTTGGTTCATAGTTTGTCTCTAATTGCTATTTCAGGACATATGCTAGTTGATGTGCTGTCAATTGTCATCGCTTTGGGTGCAGCTCGACTAACGCAGTATTCATCTCAAAATAATATAGCGATCGCTCCTCAGCAAATCGAAGCTTGGGCAGCACTCCTTAATAGCATAATCCTAATTGAAGTTGCGGCTTTACTCCTCTGGGGCATCATGAGACAAACACAACCACCAGAACTCAGCGCTGGTTTACCTATGTTGGTCATGGCAGCATTAGGATTTGTGGTCAGCGGGATAAATGCCAGCTTGCTTTATCAAGAAAGTCACCATAATCTAAATGTGCGTGGAGTGTTTTTACACGCGATCGCCGATGCAGCTAGTTCAGTAAGCTTAATTTTAGCCGCATTGGCATTGCTTTACTTCAAGTGGCTATGGGCAGATGTCGTTGCCAGTTTACTCGTTGCTGCACTCATTTTCTTGAACGCCCTCTCACTACTGAGAGATAGTCTCCAAATCCTCAAGCCAGAAATGCTTTGA
- a CDS encoding type II CAAX endopeptidase family protein, translating to MAKLYQTFSTLARYPVGVRLGVFVVILLLLWLPIAVPIYWVWGTSNLTSIVTMLALYGEFIFLLQLWGQKVHRQVHPLASHGVSGTRRNALELLKGVGIGVTSLLCLFILEGLLSWLTWQSSTQFLPKIILEGLGVALGVGFAEELLFRGWLVDELQWDYGFKVALWISSSIYATLHFIKPWGEVLRTLPSFPGLLLLGLTLGWARQVSQGHLGSAIGLHAGLVWGYYIINVAELVRYSQQVPPWVTGIDRNPLAGAMGLLFLSVIALSLRITSSN from the coding sequence ATGGCTAAACTTTACCAGACTTTTTCTACGCTTGCCCGCTATCCAGTGGGGGTAAGATTAGGAGTTTTTGTCGTTATTCTACTCCTATTGTGGCTACCTATCGCAGTTCCGATCTATTGGGTCTGGGGTACAAGTAACTTGACAAGCATAGTCACAATGCTTGCGTTGTATGGCGAGTTTATTTTTCTACTGCAACTTTGGGGGCAAAAAGTTCATCGACAAGTTCATCCGCTTGCAAGTCACGGGGTAAGCGGCACCCGCCGCAATGCGTTGGAGTTGTTAAAAGGAGTAGGCATTGGAGTCACAAGTCTTTTGTGCTTATTTATCTTGGAGGGTTTATTGAGTTGGTTAACCTGGCAATCCTCAACGCAATTCCTACCCAAAATCATACTTGAAGGGTTAGGAGTAGCATTAGGCGTAGGATTTGCCGAGGAGTTATTATTTCGGGGCTGGCTAGTTGATGAGTTGCAATGGGATTATGGTTTCAAAGTTGCTTTATGGATTAGTAGCAGTATTTATGCAACGTTGCATTTTATTAAGCCTTGGGGAGAAGTTTTACGAACATTGCCCAGTTTTCCAGGATTGTTACTTTTGGGCTTAACTTTAGGTTGGGCAAGACAAGTTAGCCAAGGTCATTTGGGTTCAGCAATTGGATTGCACGCTGGTTTAGTCTGGGGTTACTACATTATCAATGTGGCAGAATTAGTGCGCTATTCCCAGCAAGTACCACCTTGGGTAACAGGCATTGATCGTAATCCTTTAGCAGGTGCAATGGGATTATTGTTTCTAAGCGTGATTGCCTTGAGTTTGCGAATTACTTCAAGTAATTAG
- a CDS encoding heavy metal translocating P-type ATPase, which produces MQQEDGHHKHQDHPQRTTLDRHDQHGHNQAESSSHSKDRAHNKHAGHSPEMFKWRFFICLFLTLPILYFSPLFQEWFGYTAIQFPGVNLVSPILGTAIYFYGGWVFLQGALREFQSKIGMMTLIALAITVAYVYSLAVSLGLRGEPFYWELATLVDVMLLGHWIELVSVQGASRALEHLADLVPSVAHRLVNGQIEDVSVGELAQGEQILIRPGEQIPIDGEVKEGVSSVNEAFLTGESRPVTKQAGDEVVAGAVNGEGALTVVVTRTGEQTTLSQVMRLVEEAQSSRGRFQALADQIAYWLTLIAIGIGTLTLVIWLMLNPDPTFAINRSVTVLVITCPHALGLAIPLVMVNATSMSAKNGILVRNREAFERARNIKTIAFDKTGTLTEGQFGVQRIYAQDISDLEALAIAAALESLSEHPLAQAVVQEANNRKMQLPKGSEFQSVTGKGIEGVVNGKSYRVGRSEWAEELGLMFPTELQAGLEKIEARGESAIALLDNSQVLAIFGLADKIRERAREAVQRLQVMDVQVVMITGDAEAVAKTVAAELNIEQYYARVLPQDKAAIIQRLKAKSPTAFVGDGINDAAALFNADLGIAIGAGTNVAIESADLVLVENDPLDVTYTLQLAKATYNKMIQNLFWATGYNVVGIPLAAGVAAPLGILLSPALGAVFMSLSTVIVSINAMLLRRVQLT; this is translated from the coding sequence ATGCAGCAAGAGGACGGGCATCACAAACATCAGGATCATCCGCAACGAACAACACTTGATCGTCACGACCAACACGGGCACAATCAAGCCGAATCATCATCGCATAGTAAAGATAGAGCGCACAACAAGCACGCTGGACATAGCCCTGAGATGTTTAAATGGCGCTTTTTTATTTGCCTTTTCCTGACTTTGCCGATCCTCTACTTTTCACCTTTGTTTCAAGAATGGTTTGGCTACACTGCCATTCAGTTTCCTGGCGTGAACTTAGTCAGTCCTATTTTGGGAACAGCGATTTATTTCTATGGAGGCTGGGTATTCCTTCAAGGAGCCTTACGCGAATTTCAAAGCAAAATAGGGATGATGACCCTAATAGCCTTAGCAATTACAGTTGCTTATGTCTACAGTTTGGCAGTCTCTTTAGGGCTACGTGGAGAGCCTTTTTACTGGGAACTCGCAACCCTAGTAGATGTAATGTTGCTTGGTCATTGGATTGAATTGGTTTCAGTGCAGGGAGCAAGCCGTGCTTTGGAACATTTAGCAGATTTAGTGCCTTCTGTTGCACACCGACTAGTAAATGGTCAGATTGAGGATGTATCTGTAGGTGAATTGGCACAAGGAGAGCAAATTTTGATCCGCCCTGGGGAACAAATACCGATTGATGGTGAAGTAAAAGAAGGCGTGTCAAGTGTTAACGAAGCATTTCTCACAGGCGAATCGCGTCCTGTTACTAAACAGGCTGGTGATGAAGTCGTAGCAGGAGCCGTAAATGGAGAAGGCGCATTGACTGTAGTAGTGACGCGAACAGGCGAGCAAACAACACTTAGCCAGGTGATGCGTTTGGTTGAGGAGGCGCAATCTTCGCGAGGGCGGTTTCAAGCACTTGCAGACCAAATTGCTTACTGGTTAACCTTGATTGCAATTGGAATTGGTACCTTGACGTTAGTTATTTGGCTGATGCTAAATCCAGATCCAACTTTTGCAATCAATCGCAGCGTAACAGTATTAGTCATCACCTGTCCTCACGCTTTGGGTCTGGCAATTCCTCTGGTTATGGTTAATGCAACATCAATGTCTGCTAAGAATGGTATTTTAGTACGGAATCGAGAAGCCTTCGAGCGAGCGAGGAATATTAAAACAATTGCTTTTGATAAAACAGGCACTTTGACTGAAGGACAGTTTGGAGTACAGCGAATTTATGCTCAAGATATCAGTGACTTGGAAGCACTTGCGATCGCAGCCGCTTTAGAATCGCTGTCTGAACATCCGCTAGCACAGGCAGTCGTTCAAGAAGCTAATAACCGGAAAATGCAGCTTCCAAAGGGAAGTGAGTTTCAATCAGTGACAGGTAAAGGAATAGAGGGTGTTGTTAACGGTAAAAGCTATCGAGTCGGGCGTTCAGAGTGGGCAGAAGAACTGGGCTTGATGTTTCCTACTGAGTTGCAAGCAGGATTAGAGAAAATTGAAGCGCGTGGAGAAAGCGCGATTGCACTACTAGACAATAGTCAGGTTCTTGCGATATTTGGGCTAGCTGACAAGATTCGCGAACGCGCGCGCGAAGCTGTTCAACGGCTGCAAGTCATGGATGTTCAGGTCGTAATGATTACCGGAGATGCCGAAGCTGTGGCAAAAACTGTTGCAGCGGAACTGAACATCGAGCAATATTATGCGCGTGTTTTACCTCAAGATAAAGCAGCAATCATCCAGCGGTTAAAAGCAAAAAGCCCAACGGCATTTGTTGGTGATGGAATTAATGATGCTGCCGCTTTATTTAACGCAGATCTAGGAATTGCAATTGGTGCAGGGACAAATGTAGCAATAGAATCAGCTGACTTGGTGTTAGTTGAAAATGACCCGCTTGATGTAACGTATACACTTCAACTTGCTAAAGCAACTTACAACAAGATGATTCAGAATTTGTTTTGGGCTACTGGGTATAATGTAGTTGGAATTCCATTAGCGGCTGGAGTTGCTGCCCCTCTAGGTATTCTACTCTCACCGGCATTGGGAGCCGTGTTCATGAGCCTTTCTACTGTAATTGTGTCAATTAACGCGATGTTGTTGCGCCGAGTCCAGTTAACCTAA